A stretch of Vigna angularis cultivar LongXiaoDou No.4 chromosome 4, ASM1680809v1, whole genome shotgun sequence DNA encodes these proteins:
- the LOC108332028 gene encoding suppressor of mec-8 and unc-52 protein homolog 2, with amino-acid sequence MTASNKRNYKDKPIRRKEEKPEEPEVPKYRDRAKERREDQNPDYEQTELGFHAVAPPGTVDLRSSDAHKLSIEKSKYLGGDVEHTHLVKGLDYALLNKVRSEIEKKPDAGDDTDGKSRSTKEDQQVSIRTATAKSVYQWIVKPQTISKTNEMFLPGRMTFIYNMEGGYHHDIPTTLHRSKADCPVPEEMVTVNVDGSVLDRIAKIMSYLRLGSSGKILKKKKKEKDAKGKILAVGNGYDKEDKPSKVESGAKHQAEKEIIPPPPPPIKKNPLHSREKQGPAVARDDDIFLGDGIDYDVPGKDLSQTPVSEDMEESPRNKEKPSYFEEPTYGPVPPSMLPQGWQETNGYDVMQTQALAGGYQGEWQEYQYAEQLAYPDQYLQPNMQTYDVQGGVNLPQDPRFMTQEEKDRGLGSVFKRDDQRLQQLREKDAREKDPNFISESYSECYPGYQEYNREIVDSDDEDDLSKMDMGGRAKGRLHRWDFETEEEWATYNEQKEAMPKAAFQFGVKMQDGRKTRKQNKDQKLNNDLHKINKILARKKMEKDTNGEGGHHYDDEPTPGKKLRI; translated from the exons ATGACGGCGTCCAACAAGAGAAACTACAAGGATAAACCAATTCGCCGCAA AGAAGAAAAACCGGAAGAACCGGAAGTGCCAAAATACAGAGATCGAGCTAAGGAGCGAAGAGAAGATCAAAATCCTGATTATGAACAAACTGAACTTGGGTTTCATGCAGTTGCTCCACCTGGTACTGTGGATCTTCG GTCATCTGATGCGCACAAGTTATCTATTGAGAAGAGCAAGTACCTTGGAG GCGATGTGGAGCACACACATTTGGTCAAAGGTTTGGATTATGCTTTGCTGAACAAAGTAAGAAGTGAGATAGAGAAGAAACCAGATGCTGGGGATGATACTGATGGGAAATCAAG GTCAACAAAGGAAGATCAACAAGTGTCAATTCGTACAGCAACTGCTAAG TCAGTTTATCAGTGGATCGTCAAGCCTCAAACAATCAGTAAGACAAATGAAATGTTCCTCCCTGGTCGAAtgacatttatttataacatg GAGGGTGGATACCATCATGATATTCCAACAACCTTGCATCGTAGTAAAGCTGACTGTCCAGTGCCAGAG GAAATGGTTACAGTTAATGTTGATGGATCCGTTCTAGATCGAATTGCTAAAATAATGTCATATCTTCGTCTTGGTTCTTCTGGGAAGATcctaaagaagaaaaagaaggaaaaagatgCAAAAG GGAAGATTTTGGCCGTTGGTAATGGATATGACAAAGAGGATAAGCCATCAAAGGTTGAAAGTGGAGCAAAACATCAAGCTGAAAAAGAAATAATCCCACCTCCTCCGCCTCCCATAAAGAAAAATCCTCTTCATTCAAGAGAGAAACAAGGCCCAGCTGTTGCTAGGGATGATGACATTTTTCTAGGTGATGGTATTGACTATGATGTACCTGGTAAGGACTTGAGCCAAACTCCTGTCTCCGAGGACATGGAAGAGTCTCCTAGGAACAAAGAAAAACCTTCATATTTCGAAGAACCGACTTATGGTCCTGTCCCACCTTCGATGCTTCCCCAAGGGTGGCAAGAAACT AATGGATACGATGTAATGCAAACACAAGCCTTGGCTGGCGGTTACCAAGGAGAGTGGCAAGAGTACCAGTATGCTGAACAATTGGCTTACCCAGATCAATATCTTCAACCAAATATGCAGACCTATGATGTGCAAGGAGGTGTAAATCTTCCACAAGATCCACGCTTTATGACACAAGAAGAGAAGGACCGAGGTTTGGGATCAGTGTTTAAGCGAGATGACCAGAGACTTCAACAGCTGAGGGAGAAAGATGCCCGTGAAAAAGATCCCAACTTCATTTCAGAGAGTTACTCTGAATGTTACCCAGGATATCAAGAATATAACCGTGAGATAGTGGACAGTGATGATGAAGACGACTTGTCCAAAATGGATATGGGTGGTAGG GCAAAGGGTCGCCTTCATAGATGGGACTTTGAAACTGAAGAGGAATGGGCAACTTACAATGAGCAGAAGGAAGCAATGCCAAAAGCTGCATTCCAGTTCGGTGTGAAGATGCAAGATGGCCGGAAGACCCGAAAGCAAAACAAGGACCAGAAGCTCAATAATGATCTGCACAAGATCAATAAGATACTTGCCAGAAAGAAGATGGAAAAGGACACAAATGGAGAGGGGGGCCACCATTATGATGATGAACCGACACCTGGAAAGAAGCTTCGAATATGA
- the LOC108330970 gene encoding GDSL lipase, with product MAKKIFPMGFSVVCITLIQFIASLNFSTSQNEISTSTTTTPKAFFIFGDSTVDSGNNNFIDTIPENKADYKPYGLNAFSHEPTGRFSDGRVIVDFIAEYAELPLIPPFLQPNADFSNGVNFASGGAGVLSETNNKLVIDFQTQLRHFEEVRNLLSEKLGEKKAKELISEAIYFISIGSNDYMGGYLADRKMQESYNPEQYVGMVIGNLTQAIQILYEKGARKFGFLSLSPLGCLPALRSLNPESDKGGCFEAASALGLAHNNALSNVLTSLKEVLEGFMYSNSNFFDWLLDRIDNPTNYGFKDGVNACCGSGPYGGIFTCGDTTKDTEFSLCDHAGDHVWWDSFHPTQKIHQQFAKALWDGPSSSVGPYNLKQFFSNNEITLTIADVVDAPENQQHTFSI from the exons ATGGCAAAGAAAATTTTTCCCATGGGTTTCTCTGTTGTTTGCATAACCTTAATCCAGTTTATAGCTTCACTCAATTTCAGCACATCCCAGAACGAAATTAGCACTAGTACAACAACCACACCTAAGGCTTTTTTCATATTTGGCGACTCCACTGTAGATTCTGGCAACAACAACTTCATAGATACTATTCCAGAGAACAAAGCAGATTACAAACCATATGGACTCAACGCTTTTTCTCATGAACCAACGGGACGATTCTCAGATGGTCGTGTCATTGTAGATTTTATAG CTGAATATGCTGAGCTTCCACTAATTCCTCCATTTTTGCAACCAAATGCTGATTTCAGCAACGGTGTCAACTTTGCTTCTGGTGGGGCAGGTGTTCTTTCTGAAACCAATAATAAACTG GTGATTGATTTTCAAACACAATTACGTCACTTTGAAGAAGTGAGGAACTTGTTATCAGAAAAGCTTGGAGAAAAGAAAGCAAAGGAATTGATCTCAGAAGCAATTTATTTCATTAGCATAGGAAGCAACGATTACATGGGTGGTTATCTGGCTGATCGCAAAATGCAAGAAAGCTACAATCCTGAGCAATATGTTGGAATGGTCATTGGAAATTTGACACAGGCCATCCAA ATTCTATATGAGAAAGGAGCAAGAAAATTTGGGTTTTTGAGTTTGTCTCCTTTGGGTTGCTTGCCAGCTCTTAGATCTCTAAACCCTGAAAGCGACAAAGGTGGTTGCTTTGAGGCAGCTTCTGCTCTTGGTCTAGCACATAATAATGCTTTGAGTAATGTTCTCACAAGCCTGAAAGAAGTCCTTGAAGGGTTCATGTACAGCAACTCTAATTTCTTTGACTGGCTTCTAGATAGAATAGATAACCCCACAAATTATG GTTTTAAAGATGGAGTTAATGCTTGCTGTGGAAGTGGACCATACGGTGGCATCTTCACCTGTGGGGACACTACGAAAGATACAGAGTTCAGCTTATGTGACCATGCTGGTGATCATGTATGGTGGGATTCTTTTCATCCAACACAGAAGATTCATCAGCAATTCGCCAAGGCATTATGGGATGGACCATCCTCCTCTGTAGGGCCATACAATTTGAAGCAATTCTTCTCCAACAACGAGATCACGCTCACTATAGCTGATGTAGTTGATGCCCCAGAAAACCAGCAACACACTTTCAGTATCtga